The nucleotide window CGGAAAACGCCAAAGTGTTACCGCCGTTAACACTGAAAAATCCGACCGCACTTTTAGTGGCTCTTACCTCCGCCGGCAGAATGCTGATTTTCCCTGCACAAGATTTACCGGAACTCTCTAAAGGCAAAGGCAACAAAATCGTCACGATTCCGTCCGCCAACGCCAAAGCGCGTTCCGAATTACTGGTGCGGTTATTGTTGATTGAAGAAAATTCCAGTCTCGTCTTCCATTCCGGGAAACGTAAAGTGACCTTAAAGCCGGAAGATTTACAGAAATTCCGTGCCGAACGGGGGCGCAAAGGGGCACAGTTACCGCGTGGCTTGCATAGCAACGTGGAAATTGAAGTGGTAACGCCTGAAGAATAAGGCGAAATTCAGACTCAAAAGGACGCATGATTGGCGTCCTTTTTTATATGCAAAGTGCGGTGGGTTTTCCGGTTATTTTTTATTTAAATTATCATAGTAATACAAATAACAATCCGCATGTAAAACGTGCGGTTTTTAGGCTCCTCTATAAGATAAGGACCGAATCCTCAAGGCGCTTGTGAAAACGGATAACCGTATGTAGCGTGCAACTTGTTGCACGAAATCGTGAATATACGAAAGGGTTAAATAACGTTCCGTGCGTGGTTTGGTCGTGCATCAAGATGCACGCTACGTGACTTGTGCATCGAGGTTAATCATTCGTGCAACAAGTTGCACGAAATCGTGAATACACGAAAGGGGTAAATAACGTTCTGTGCGTGGTTTGATCGTGCATCAAGATGCACGCTACATGAATTGTGCATCGAGGTTAATCATTCGTGCAACAAGTTGCACGAAATCGTGAATATACGAAAGGGTTAAATAACGTTCTGTGCGTGGTTTGGTCGTGCATCAAGATGCACGCTACACACGAAATTGTGAATTACGCATTGAGGTTGGTTATTCGTGCTGCAATCTCGCTAACCCCTGACTAATCAGCAAACATCCTTTCCAGCCCCAATAGATTCTATGCTGTTGAATGAGCCCGTTTTCGATTTCCATCAATTCTAGAATATCAATTTGCTCACCCTCATCGGTTTGTCTTGGATATTCCCAAACTAATAAACGCCCATTTGTGAGATAGTCACCACGCCGAAACCATTTAACCAATTCGTTAGGACGACGCTTTGTTCCTTCCTGTAAGAAAAATTTAATATCATCCTTGCCATTCAGTACGCCATTTGTCCTATCTAAGATAGCCGGAACCAAAGGACTTTCAAATACCGCATGATCCGCGTATAACGCAATTAGCGCTTCAACATCCCGCGCTTTCGCATACTCATGCCATTTTTCGTATATGTATCGAATCTCATCCATTTATTGTATCCACTTAACCTTCTAATAACGCTAGACGCTCTTTTGCTTCTTCAGAAAAACGGCTTTTTTGTGCGATTAAATCTTTATAAATAGAAATCGCCATCGGTCGGTTACGTTTTGTGCCTTCACCTCGTTCATACATTAACGCTAAACGGAAAATGGCTTCCTCATTGCCACGTTTCGCGCCTTTTTCTAACCATCGAAAAGCTTTGCTCAGGCTTTTAATCTTGTCCTCGTTGTAATACAACATGCCTAAAACTAACATGGCATGGGAATCATTGGCTGAGGCGGCTTTTTCCAATAAAGAGATGGCATGCGGAAGATTTTTTTTAATGCCATAACCGCCAGCATATAAAATCCCCAAATTTGTTAACGCCATGGCGCTACCTTTTTCGGCCGCTTCACTAAACCACCAATAGGCTTTACCGTAATCTTGTGCCACGCCATCACCACGGAAATAAAACCGCCCGAGATCAAGCTGCGCACGACGATCATCTTTCAGCGCCAAAATATGCATGGTATTAAATGCGGTACGTAAATCGCCGGCTTGTAAAAAGCGTTGCGCCAATTCCCTCAACTGGTCGTTCGTTAATTGATTACGTAACAGCTTATCCATCTCTTGGACGGTATTTCCCACGGAAATTGGAAGTCCAAGATTGGCTTGGGCGAAACCGCTCAATAACCCGAATACGAGGGCAATATATTTCAATTGTTTTTTCATCATCTGTCTATCTTTTCATCATCTCTCTATTTTTCACCCTTTATCTACAAAGTGGCATAAAGTAAATTCGCAAAAAACAATAGGGAAATCCCCATTTCGGTGAAACCCACTTGTTTGACCGACATTTTTTTCTGCGGCAACCAAATGGCACGAATGAATGGCGGCACAAACGCCAACGCCATGAGATATTGTTGGACAAAAACAAATCCGAGAATACAAAGGGCGTGAAAACCAATGGATAATTTTAAATACAACGGATTTTTACGCTCGCGCATAACGGATTTCACATATAAAGTGGTTCCAATAAAAAATAAGCTCGGATACAGCGCGACCAGCCAAATTTTGTCATCAAAAGTGCGGTCAGAAAAATAATAAGCTCCCATACCGGCAATGGCAAAAATCACGATACCTGCCAAATCATTTAAAAAAGCGCGCTCATCTTTCTGCTTAACGTAATAAATACTGATCAACACGAAAGGCAACATAGCCGCCACAAATAACACCGTATGCCAGTTATAAATCAATACCGGAATGGCAAAAATGACACAGGCGAAGAAATAAATCCACGACCATTTGATATACAGTTCCAAATTTCTGCCTTTAAATAAATTCAGAAACGGATAGGTCATTAAATACAAGGAAAACCACGCCAACAAAAAGAAAATATGCTGCCAAATCGGATGACTGAGCAACATTCCGTATAAAAATGGCATAAGCGCCATCACAATGGCACCGTGTTGATTCGAAATTAATAGCTTCATAAATCAGATGAATTATTGAATGGAAGGTTCAAGAATTTTAGAGGTTTTTTATGAAGATTGGTATAATCTCTGAGAATTATTTTTATTCAGAGGAAGATGACATGACACAAATTCAACGCATTGACACCAACGCTCGTCTTGCTGAAGCCGTAATTTATCAGGGTGTTGCTTATTTTGCAGGGCAAGTGCCGGAAACCAGCGTAGAACAGAATGCCTATGAGCAAACGAAAGAAGTCTTAACGC belongs to Aggregatibacter sp. 2125159857 and includes:
- a CDS encoding tetratricopeptide repeat protein, whose protein sequence is MMKKQLKYIALVFGLLSGFAQANLGLPISVGNTVQEMDKLLRNQLTNDQLRELAQRFLQAGDLRTAFNTMHILALKDDRRAQLDLGRFYFRGDGVAQDYGKAYWWFSEAAEKGSAMALTNLGILYAGGYGIKKNLPHAISLLEKAASANDSHAMLVLGMLYYNEDKIKSLSKAFRWLEKGAKRGNEEAIFRLALMYERGEGTKRNRPMAISIYKDLIAQKSRFSEEAKERLALLEG
- a CDS encoding YwiC-like family protein, whose amino-acid sequence is MKLLISNQHGAIVMALMPFLYGMLLSHPIWQHIFFLLAWFSLYLMTYPFLNLFKGRNLELYIKWSWIYFFACVIFAIPVLIYNWHTVLFVAAMLPFVLISIYYVKQKDERAFLNDLAGIVIFAIAGMGAYYFSDRTFDDKIWLVALYPSLFFIGTTLYVKSVMRERKNPLYLKLSIGFHALCILGFVFVQQYLMALAFVPPFIRAIWLPQKKMSVKQVGFTEMGISLLFFANLLYATL
- a CDS encoding nuclear transport factor 2 family protein, whose protein sequence is MDEIRYIYEKWHEYAKARDVEALIALYADHAVFESPLVPAILDRTNGVLNGKDDIKFFLQEGTKRRPNELVKWFRRGDYLTNGRLLVWEYPRQTDEGEQIDILELMEIENGLIQQHRIYWGWKGCLLISQGLARLQHE